The following proteins come from a genomic window of Acetivibrio cellulolyticus CD2:
- a CDS encoding type III pantothenate kinase: MIVVIDVGNTNIVFGVYEGNKLLNHWRMATDRDKTSDEFGMFFMNIFSHEKIDVGKVEAVLIASVVPPIMYSLEHAIKKYFKLDPIVVGPGIKTGINIKYENPREVGADRIVNAVAALEIYGGPFIIVDFGTATTFCAVTSNAEYLGGVICPGIKISAEALFQKAAKLPRIELSKPDTVIGRNTVSSMQSGIVYGYVGKVDYIVKRMKKEMKEDNIKVIATGGLARLIASESETIDEINGFLALDGLRIIYEKNKQ; this comes from the coding sequence ATGATTGTTGTTATCGATGTTGGGAATACAAATATAGTATTTGGAGTATATGAAGGCAATAAGCTTTTGAATCATTGGAGGATGGCAACAGACAGAGACAAGACATCGGATGAGTTCGGAATGTTCTTCATGAATATTTTTAGCCATGAAAAAATTGATGTCGGTAAAGTTGAGGCTGTATTGATTGCATCTGTAGTTCCTCCTATTATGTATTCTCTGGAGCATGCCATAAAGAAGTATTTTAAGCTGGATCCTATTGTAGTAGGCCCGGGCATAAAAACCGGTATTAATATCAAGTATGAAAATCCAAGAGAAGTAGGAGCGGACCGTATTGTGAATGCTGTTGCTGCTCTTGAAATATACGGTGGTCCATTTATAATTGTAGACTTTGGAACAGCAACTACCTTCTGCGCAGTGACATCAAATGCCGAATATCTTGGCGGAGTAATATGTCCGGGTATAAAAATTTCGGCAGAGGCTTTGTTTCAAAAAGCTGCGAAGCTTCCTCGTATTGAACTTTCCAAGCCGGATACTGTAATTGGACGAAATACGGTTTCGAGCATGCAGTCCGGTATAGTGTATGGTTATGTTGGCAAGGTGGATTACATTGTAAAAAGAATGAAAAAGGAAATGAAGGAAGACAATATAAAGGTAATTGCAACAGGTGGACTTGCAAGACTGATTGCCAGCGAGTCTGAAACAATAGATGAAATTAATGGCTTCCTTGCGCTTGACGGACTAAGAATAATTTATGAGAAAAACAAGCAATAG